Genomic DNA from Prunus persica cultivar Lovell chromosome G1, Prunus_persica_NCBIv2, whole genome shotgun sequence:
TAGCAATTGTCCTACACCTTCCCCTCACCATCTTCTTAAccttcactctttctcttgGGGTCAAAGGGATAGCTATTTCTAGTTCTCTCTCCAACTTCAtcactctcttcttttttttgggttacatGGTCTATGATCATGTCCTAAAAGAGCGTAAGTATTGTTGGCTATTGTCCACTACTAATTCTGAACCAGCACCGATATTGTCCCAACCATTATTACCCAAAAATTTGGTACCGACCGAGCTAGGGGCTGATCAATGGAGGATGCTAATTCGACTCTCTATACAAAGTTGCCTAGCAGTTTGTTTAGAATGGTGGTGGTACGAGTTCATGACACTTCTAGCCGGTTACCTTCACAAACCTCACATTGCCCTTGCAACATCAGCCATAGTGATACAAACCACATCTCTCATGTACACCTTGCCAACATCACTAAGTGCATCGGTGTCAACACGAGTAGGCAACGAACTCGGGGCAGGCCAACCAAAAAAGGCACGTTTGGCGGCAGTGGTGGCGGTGGGGGTGGCCCTAGTGAGCTCATTGTTGGGCTTGTCGTTGACCACCTTAGGAAGAGAGACATGGGGGAGAATCTTTACAGAGGATGGTGAGGTTTTGGAGCTGACCATGGCTGTGCTGCCCATAATTGGACTATGTGAGCTTGCTAATTGTCCACAAACTACAAGTTGTGGGATTTTGAGAGGAAGTGCTAGGCCGGGCATCGGGGCATGGATTAACTTTTACTCATTTTACATGGTGGGTGCTCCTGTGGCAGTAGTCATGGCGTTTGTTTGGAGACTAGGGTTTCAAGGGCTTTGTTATGGACTTCTAGCGGCTCAAATCACATGTGTGATTTCCATATTAACAGTGGTACACAAGACAGATTGGGAGAGAGAATGGCTCAAGAGTAGGGAGTTTGTGGGAAAGAGTAACAACAGAGTGGCAGCATTTCCACATGCAGATGAAACAGTCAAATGTGAAGAGGGTACGTTGCAAAATTAGAACATTTTGAAATGTGAAAGGCAATTCGTGGAAAACCGAACAGTCGGGCTGAATGTGAAGAGGCTAGCTCCATTTTGAAGTTTCTAAGAGAAAAAAGCAGAATCTTGAAAAAGTGATGAAAATGATTTTGATGAGGAaagaaattagtaatttaCATTCTTATTTGAATAGGACAACCTCACATTTATATTTCCATTCCATTGGCCCATATATGTAATATTAGATCTACTTTTTGTCCAACTACATACATATCTTCACATATACGTTAGAAAATTTGTATGCATGTATAcgtcattattattattttaggacCTTTGTTATTGAGAATGgcgataatatattaaactcacataTACTACACAGATAACAattgctccaaaccactaTATTAGTTGGTCTTTTTGCTATGCATGTATACCCTTATCATATTTGATGAGCTTATAACTATCATATGCTAAAATACATACATCCAAAGTCATACTTGGACTCTCTTCTGTCCTTAATTAATATTGATAGGTCTCTTGCGTAAGTTATACGATGACGATGACTGAGAATAatttttgaattattgaatacTTCACATAATATGGATTAATTAGTTCCAATTAATATTTCACATCATGAGTTATGGCCCCCAATCCTTTGGAAATCCCTTGCGTGCGGAAAtaagaaattatatatatatatatatatacacacgtGTGTGTTGCTAACATTTGAAGACTCTCCCTCTGAAAAGTCTAAAatagaagtttttttttgaaagtgaaaggtatatatatatgatatgtaTGTGGGAAGTTTTTGTTACTCTTACTTTACcaagtattttttgtttcttggcatataaatatatattgttgtaAAATAGACAGAATACGAGAATACCATTGAATATTAAAGTGGAATTGTACTTGCTCTTATGGTATTACACCGATGGaactttttcttaaaaaaacaaaacagttaATGTTTGCGGAAGAAATAGAGGTGACCCACAAAATTACTATTACACTTAGGTCTAAAATACTTTAAAATAAGAGATGGTGTTGGAATTCCATGAAAGAGTCTCCGACCCAAGAGAAGCAATACATGTATGCTTGACCCATACAACTATCAGGATGAAGACTTTCTCACTGGGTGGTCCGGCTCGTGATGTTGAAGCCTGCTTCTTCTGTGCCCGGGCTCCAGACACATCAAATTGACCCAGCTGGTCATTGCTGGTTCACTGGTTCTAGACATCAGGggattaatttttcttttcagaaattttttaaaaactaattgTAAAGTGTCGACGTAATTAAAGAGATATAAAATGTCACGCTCCTGGAGGTTGGAGT
This window encodes:
- the LOC18788654 gene encoding protein DETOXIFICATION 55 — encoded protein: MVEAAEQSRKYPTMPEVVEELKRMTDIGFPIAAMSLVGYLKNMVLVVCMGRLGSLELAGGALAIGFTNITGYSVLSGLAMGMEPLCSQAFGSQNFSIAFLTLKRTILLLLLTSLPIALLWANLEPLMLLLHQNPDITRIASLYCQFAIPDLLANSLLHPIRIFLRSQSTTWPLMWCTLLAIVLHLPLTIFLTFTLSLGVKGIAISSSLSNFITLFFFLGYMVYDHVLKERKYCWLLSTTNSEPAPILSQPLLPKNLVPTELGADQWRMLIRLSIQSCLAVCLEWWWYEFMTLLAGYLHKPHIALATSAIVIQTTSLMYTLPTSLSASVSTRVGNELGAGQPKKARLAAVVAVGVALVSSLLGLSLTTLGRETWGRIFTEDGEVLELTMAVLPIIGLCELANCPQTTSCGILRGSARPGIGAWINFYSFYMVGAPVAVVMAFVWRLGFQGLCYGLLAAQITCVISILTVVHKTDWEREWLKSREFVGKSNNRVAAFPHADETVKCEEGTLQN